In Kangiella profundi, one DNA window encodes the following:
- a CDS encoding metal-dependent hydrolase family protein, with protein sequence MKISKTALALTTLLASLPLSSSFAADESAAEQWLHCGNLIDTQEGEVLGQHYIKISGNKITEVTTNKPASASLIDLSEKTCLPGLMDMHVHLDGEMSPTAYVEGFTLNPADLAYRAHEYGMRTLLAGFTTVRNPGDSYNVTISLRNAINQGWVSGPRIYSAGKSIASTGGHADPTNGVNADLMGDPGPKQGVVNSVDDAKKAVRQRYKEGADFIKVTATGGVLSLAKSGQNPQFTVAELKAIIDTANDYGMHVAAHAHGKEGMLRAIEAGITSIEHGTYMDKEVMRAMKKHGTYYVPTVIAGKFVAEKAEIDGFFPEIVRPKARAVGPQIQNTFAEAYDYGVKIAFGTDSGVSAHGDNAKEFVYMVEAGMPAMAAIQSATVTSAELLGNDQIGVIAEGKLADIIAVDGNPAEDITLLQNIQFVMKDGKIYKQ encoded by the coding sequence GTTCAAGCTTTGCTGCAGATGAAAGTGCAGCGGAGCAATGGCTCCATTGTGGCAACTTGATTGACACACAGGAAGGCGAAGTCCTGGGCCAACACTATATAAAAATTAGCGGTAACAAGATTACCGAGGTAACCACTAACAAACCTGCCAGTGCCTCATTAATAGACCTTAGTGAAAAAACCTGCCTACCAGGCTTGATGGACATGCACGTCCATCTGGATGGAGAAATGAGCCCTACGGCTTATGTTGAGGGATTTACCTTAAACCCTGCAGATCTTGCTTACCGCGCCCATGAATATGGCATGCGTACTTTACTCGCAGGCTTCACCACTGTTCGCAATCCTGGCGATAGCTACAATGTGACCATTTCACTTCGCAATGCCATTAATCAGGGCTGGGTATCTGGGCCACGTATTTATTCAGCAGGTAAGTCGATCGCTTCAACAGGAGGTCATGCGGACCCGACCAACGGCGTCAATGCCGATTTGATGGGTGACCCTGGTCCGAAACAAGGGGTGGTAAACAGTGTAGATGATGCCAAGAAAGCAGTTCGTCAGCGTTATAAGGAAGGCGCTGATTTTATCAAGGTTACTGCAACTGGCGGTGTCCTGAGTCTTGCTAAAAGTGGTCAGAATCCACAGTTTACCGTTGCAGAGCTTAAAGCCATTATTGATACCGCAAACGACTATGGTATGCATGTAGCCGCGCACGCCCACGGAAAAGAAGGCATGTTACGTGCGATTGAAGCCGGAATCACCAGTATTGAGCATGGTACCTACATGGATAAAGAAGTCATGCGAGCCATGAAAAAACACGGTACCTATTATGTGCCAACGGTTATCGCTGGTAAGTTTGTTGCCGAAAAAGCTGAAATTGATGGCTTTTTCCCAGAAATCGTTCGTCCCAAAGCGCGTGCAGTGGGCCCTCAAATACAGAATACGTTCGCAGAAGCCTACGACTATGGTGTCAAAATTGCTTTTGGTACCGACAGTGGTGTATCAGCACATGGTGATAATGCCAAAGAATTTGTCTACATGGTTGAAGCCGGCATGCCTGCCATGGCGGCCATTCAAAGCGCAACTGTAACTTCAGCTGAATTACTTGGAAATGATCAGATTGGAGTGATTGCAGAAGGTAAGTTAGCCGACATTATTGCAGTGGACGGAAATCCGGCTGAAGATATTACCCTTTTACAAAATATTCAGTTTGTAATGAAAGACGGTAAAATCTATAAACAGTAA